One genomic region from Paroceanicella profunda encodes:
- a CDS encoding GNAT family N-acetyltransferase, which yields MSAELFHPGAGEAAALGRLLDEVNAHYHIAPLGAAARRGQVERMLSGGHVEILMARDAEGPVGLAVYTFLDPAGAEGPALYMKELYVSPRARGSGLGRRMMARLADIATAKGCARMDWTTERWNEGALRFYAALGAELQEQKVYFRLGAPALAALAKG from the coding sequence GTGAGCGCGGAGCTCTTCCACCCCGGTGCAGGGGAGGCGGCCGCGCTCGGCCGTCTCCTCGACGAGGTGAACGCGCATTACCACATCGCGCCGCTCGGCGCCGCGGCGCGGCGCGGGCAGGTGGAGCGCATGCTCTCGGGCGGACATGTCGAGATCCTGATGGCGCGGGACGCGGAGGGCCCGGTGGGCCTCGCGGTCTACACCTTCCTCGACCCGGCCGGGGCGGAGGGCCCGGCGCTCTACATGAAGGAGCTCTACGTCTCGCCCCGGGCGCGGGGCAGCGGCCTGGGGCGGCGCATGATGGCCCGCCTGGCCGACATCGCCACCGCGAAGGGCTGTGCCCGGATGGACTGGACGACCGAGCGCTGGAACGAGGGCGCGCTGCGCTTCTACGCCGCGCTGGGGGCGGAGCTGCAGGAGCAGAAGGTGTACTTCCGCCTCGGCGCCCCGGCGCTGGCCGCGCTCGCGAAGGGCTGA
- a CDS encoding DUF2167 domain-containing protein encodes MSIFYRGTAPDGPGPLARPATVAEMFPHAEAQDDDLRLLNEELTLWQGTVILPGDIARIDVPPGQYFLDGTDTDRLNELVQGEIWEGTLGSLSPTSYPPAYVGGWNLDLSWLERGNVDLTAARKLDPDALLAAEHARISAAAATGAAGGEPDHTLLGWAILPRFDAARRVLSWATEKMWSDEDGPVLSLNIHWFGRTGNIVGVLIADMDQIDEVTEALPGFIDMVHFAEGCRHEDFDPARDRACDVGPRALICGTD; translated from the coding sequence ATGTCGATCTTCTACAGGGGCACCGCGCCGGACGGTCCCGGACCGCTGGCCAGGCCCGCGACCGTTGCAGAGATGTTCCCGCACGCCGAGGCGCAGGACGATGACCTGCGCCTGCTCAACGAGGAGCTCACGCTCTGGCAGGGCACGGTGATCCTGCCCGGCGACATCGCGCGCATCGACGTGCCTCCGGGCCAGTATTTCCTCGACGGCACCGACACCGACCGCCTGAACGAGCTGGTCCAGGGCGAGATCTGGGAGGGCACCCTGGGCAGCCTGTCGCCCACCAGCTACCCGCCGGCCTACGTGGGCGGCTGGAACCTCGACCTGAGCTGGCTGGAGCGCGGGAACGTCGATCTCACCGCCGCGCGCAAACTGGACCCGGACGCGCTGCTGGCCGCCGAGCATGCCCGGATCAGCGCCGCCGCAGCGACGGGCGCCGCGGGGGGCGAGCCGGACCACACGCTGCTCGGCTGGGCGATCCTGCCGCGGTTCGACGCCGCGCGCCGGGTGCTGAGCTGGGCCACGGAGAAGATGTGGTCGGACGAGGACGGGCCGGTCCTGAGCCTCAACATCCACTGGTTCGGCCGGACCGGGAACATCGTGGGCGTGCTGATCGCGGACATGGACCAGATCGACGAGGTGACCGAGGCACTGCCCGGCTTCATCGACATGGTGCATTTCGCCGAAGGGTGCCGGCACGAGGATTTCGACCCCGCCCGCGACCGCGCCTGCGACGTCGGCCCCCGCGCCCTCATCTGCGGCACGGACTGA
- a CDS encoding aspartate-semialdehyde dehydrogenase, producing the protein MGYKVVVAGATGNVGREMLNILAEREFPVDEIAALASRKSLGTECSFGDRTLKTQDLDTFDFTGWDMALFAIGSDATKKYAPKAAAAGCVVIDNSSLYRYDPDVPLIVPEVNPDAIEGYAKKNIIANPNCSTAQMVVVLKPLHDRAKIRRVVVSTYQSVSGSGKEAMDELWLQTKGMYVPGQEVAPKVYPKQIAFNVIPHIDVFMEDGTTKEEWKMVAETKKIVDKAIKVTATCVRVPVFVGHSESINIEFEDFLDEDEARDILREAPGCMVIDKREDGGYITPVECVGDYATYISRIRQDGTIENGLNMWVVSDNLRKGAALNAVQIAELLGRRCLKKG; encoded by the coding sequence ATGGGTTACAAGGTCGTCGTCGCGGGTGCCACGGGCAATGTGGGCCGCGAAATGCTGAACATCCTCGCCGAGCGGGAATTCCCCGTCGACGAGATCGCCGCGCTTGCCTCGCGCAAGTCGCTCGGCACGGAGTGCAGCTTTGGTGACCGAACTCTCAAGACCCAGGACCTCGACACGTTCGATTTCACCGGCTGGGACATGGCGCTCTTCGCCATCGGCTCCGACGCGACGAAGAAATACGCGCCGAAGGCCGCCGCCGCGGGCTGCGTGGTGATCGACAATTCGTCGCTCTACCGCTACGACCCCGACGTGCCGCTGATCGTGCCCGAGGTGAACCCGGACGCGATCGAGGGCTACGCGAAGAAGAACATCATCGCCAACCCCAACTGCTCCACGGCGCAGATGGTGGTGGTGCTGAAGCCGCTGCATGACCGCGCGAAGATCAGGCGCGTCGTCGTCTCCACCTACCAGTCGGTCTCCGGCTCGGGCAAGGAGGCGATGGACGAGCTGTGGCTGCAGACCAAGGGCATGTACGTGCCCGGCCAGGAAGTGGCGCCGAAAGTCTATCCCAAGCAGATCGCCTTCAACGTGATTCCCCATATCGACGTCTTCATGGAAGACGGCACGACCAAGGAAGAGTGGAAGATGGTCGCCGAGACCAAGAAGATCGTCGACAAGGCGATCAAGGTCACGGCCACCTGCGTGCGCGTTCCGGTGTTCGTGGGCCATTCCGAGTCGATCAACATCGAGTTCGAGGACTTCCTCGACGAGGACGAGGCCCGTGACATCCTGCGCGAGGCCCCGGGCTGCATGGTGATCGACAAGCGCGAGGACGGCGGCTACATCACCCCCGTCGAATGCGTGGGCGACTATGCCACCTACATCAGCCGCATCCGCCAGGACGGCACGATCGAGAACGGCCTGAACATGTGGGTCGTCTCCGACAACCTGCGCAAGGGCGCCGCCCTGAACGCGGTGCAGATCGCCGAACTGCTCGGCCGCCGCTGCCTGAAGAAGGGCTGA
- a CDS encoding alpha/beta hydrolase, with protein MPHLTETPDLTTLPGAPDYSVLLDAEIRAFIARTGSFYPPDTAGFTAPEQRRVYDRMAEAFHAGRPEGVAVAERVIVSGDTEIPVRRYTPRGTPGAQVVYYHGGGVVVGGLESHDDVCAEIAARTGFIVTSVDYRLAPEHRHPAAFEDALAAFRAVAGQSEVPVLLCGDSAGGNLAAATAHATREDQRRPAGQVLIYPGLGGDMSRGSYRTHAHAPMLTLADLYAYRDIRGAAADPGAPDPTLAPLSDTDFTGLPPTLALGAECDPLCDDCAAYAAAIRAAGGQAQAHVEKGLVHGHLRARHVSARAGESFSRVIAGLTSLAAGGLPPAG; from the coding sequence ATGCCCCACCTCACCGAGACGCCGGACCTGACCACGCTCCCCGGCGCGCCGGATTATTCCGTGCTCCTCGATGCCGAGATCCGCGCCTTCATCGCGCGCACCGGCTCCTTCTACCCCCCGGACACCGCCGGCTTCACCGCGCCCGAGCAGCGCCGGGTGTATGACCGCATGGCGGAGGCCTTCCACGCCGGCCGGCCGGAGGGGGTGGCCGTCGCGGAGCGGGTGATCGTCTCCGGCGACACGGAGATCCCGGTGCGGCGCTACACGCCGCGCGGCACGCCCGGGGCGCAGGTGGTCTATTATCACGGCGGGGGGGTCGTGGTCGGCGGGCTGGAAAGCCATGACGACGTCTGCGCCGAGATCGCCGCGCGCACCGGCTTCATCGTCACCTCGGTGGACTATCGTCTCGCGCCGGAGCACCGCCACCCGGCCGCCTTCGAGGACGCGCTGGCCGCCTTTCGCGCCGTGGCCGGGCAGAGCGAGGTGCCCGTGCTCCTGTGCGGCGACAGCGCCGGCGGAAACCTTGCCGCCGCCACCGCCCATGCCACCCGGGAGGACCAGCGCCGCCCGGCGGGGCAGGTGCTGATCTATCCCGGGCTGGGCGGGGACATGTCGCGCGGATCGTACCGGACCCATGCGCATGCGCCGATGCTCACCCTCGCGGACCTGTACGCCTACCGCGACATCCGCGGCGCCGCTGCCGACCCCGGCGCGCCGGACCCCACGCTGGCGCCGCTTTCGGACACGGATTTCACCGGCCTGCCGCCCACGCTGGCGCTCGGCGCGGAATGCGACCCGCTCTGCGACGATTGCGCGGCCTATGCCGCGGCCATCCGCGCCGCCGGGGGGCAGGCGCAGGCGCATGTGGAGAAGGGGCTGGTACACGGCCACCTGCGCGCGCGCCACGTCTCCGCCCGGGCGGGGGAGAGCTTCTCGCGGGTGATTGCCGGGCTGACGAGCCTTGCCGCAGGCGGGCTGCCCCCGGCGGGCTGA
- a CDS encoding ABC transporter ATP-binding protein, translated as MLLDIRNLKIGATVTPPGEEPRDITIVHGVSLTLEKGKVLGLIGESGAGKSTIGLSPLGYGRGGVRITGGEVFLNGRDILKAGPGGLRSIRGREVSYVAQSAAAAFNPAQRLMEQVIETTLRHKLASREEAEARAKALFAKLGLPNPETFGNRFPHQVSGGQLQRAMTAMALCPQPDLIVFDEPTTALDVTTQIDVLAAIKEAIRDTGVAALYITHDLAVVAQVSDEIMVLRQGEMVEHGTTDQIINAPREAYTQALVSVRSIEHEEKAPAGTPVLEVTGITAAYAGAVKVLRNVSVSIEPGHTLAVVGESGSGKSTLARVITGLLPPSEGEIRFEGRTLSPALPQRTRDDLRELQMIYQMADTAMNPRQTVRTIIGRPLEFYFGLRGKAKEARIRELLEQIEMGEGFIDRYPAELSGGQKQRVCIARALAAKPKLIICDEVTSALDPLVADGILKLLLNLQAKEQVAYLFITHDLATVRAIADQIAVMYRGELVRYGPKSTVLAPPFDAYTELLLSSVPEMHLGWLEEAISRRRMASSGN; from the coding sequence ATGCTCCTCGACATCCGCAACCTGAAGATCGGCGCCACCGTCACCCCCCCGGGGGAGGAGCCGCGCGACATCACCATCGTCCACGGCGTCTCGCTCACGCTCGAAAAGGGCAAGGTGCTGGGGCTGATCGGCGAATCCGGGGCGGGCAAATCCACCATCGGGCTCTCCCCGCTCGGCTACGGCCGCGGCGGGGTGCGCATCACCGGCGGCGAGGTGTTCCTGAACGGGCGCGACATCCTGAAGGCCGGGCCCGGCGGGCTGCGCAGCATCCGGGGCCGCGAGGTCTCCTACGTGGCGCAATCCGCCGCCGCCGCGTTCAACCCGGCGCAGCGGCTGATGGAACAGGTGATCGAGACCACCCTGCGCCACAAACTCGCCTCCCGCGAGGAGGCGGAGGCCCGAGCGAAGGCGCTGTTCGCCAAGCTGGGCCTGCCGAACCCGGAGACCTTCGGCAACCGCTTCCCGCATCAGGTCTCCGGCGGCCAGCTCCAGCGCGCGATGACGGCGATGGCGCTCTGCCCGCAGCCGGACCTCATCGTGTTCGACGAGCCGACCACCGCGCTCGACGTCACCACCCAGATCGACGTGCTCGCCGCCATCAAGGAGGCGATCCGCGACACCGGGGTGGCCGCGCTCTACATCACCCATGACCTTGCCGTGGTCGCCCAGGTCTCCGACGAGATCATGGTGCTGCGCCAGGGAGAGATGGTCGAACACGGCACCACGGACCAGATCATCAACGCCCCGCGGGAGGCGTACACGCAGGCCCTGGTCTCCGTGCGCTCCATCGAGCATGAGGAAAAGGCGCCCGCCGGCACGCCCGTGCTGGAGGTGACCGGCATCACCGCGGCCTACGCGGGCGCGGTGAAGGTGCTCAGGAACGTGAGCGTGTCGATCGAGCCGGGCCACACGCTGGCGGTGGTGGGCGAGAGCGGCTCCGGCAAGTCCACCCTCGCGCGGGTGATCACCGGGCTGCTGCCGCCCTCGGAAGGCGAGATCCGCTTCGAGGGCCGCACGCTGAGCCCCGCCCTGCCCCAGCGCACGCGCGATGACCTGCGCGAGCTGCAGATGATCTACCAGATGGCCGACACGGCGATGAACCCGCGCCAGACGGTGCGCACCATCATCGGACGGCCACTGGAGTTCTACTTCGGCCTGCGCGGCAAGGCGAAGGAGGCCCGCATCCGCGAGCTGCTGGAGCAGATCGAGATGGGCGAGGGCTTCATCGACCGCTACCCGGCCGAGCTTTCCGGCGGGCAGAAGCAGCGCGTGTGCATCGCCCGCGCGCTGGCGGCGAAACCCAAGCTCATCATCTGCGACGAGGTGACCAGCGCGCTCGACCCGCTGGTGGCCGACGGCATCCTGAAGCTGTTGCTGAACCTGCAGGCGAAGGAGCAGGTGGCCTACCTGTTCATCACGCATGACCTCGCCACCGTGCGCGCCATCGCCGACCAGATCGCGGTGATGTATCGCGGCGAGCTGGTGCGCTACGGCCCGAAGAGCACGGTGCTCGCACCGCCCTTCGACGCCTACACGGAGCTGCTGCTCTCCTCCGTGCCGGAGATGCACCTGGGCTGGCTGGAGGAGGCCATCAGCCGCCGCCGCATGGCGAGTTCGGGCAACTGA
- a CDS encoding ABC transporter permease, with protein sequence MSWRRIPTSAWIGLVLTFAFVFVAVFAPWIAPYGLNQTVTDVWAPSSSDYWLGGDNLGRDLLSRMIYGARTTMLIAALASALAFVSGAVLGFLAAVAGGWLDQVLSRLVDLVMAIPSLILALVVLSVVEADVLTLVLVMGLVESTRVFRLARAVAVDIGVMDFVEAARLRGERTAWIIFREILPNALSPLVAEFGLRFIFAVLFLSSLSFLGLGVQPPAADWGGMVRENKDGIVFGIGAGLYPAAAIAVLAISVNLVADWVLNRTTDLKGGRSG encoded by the coding sequence ATGAGTTGGCGCCGTATCCCGACAAGCGCCTGGATCGGCCTGGTGCTCACCTTCGCCTTCGTCTTCGTGGCGGTGTTCGCGCCCTGGATCGCGCCCTACGGGCTGAACCAGACGGTCACGGATGTCTGGGCCCCCTCCTCCTCCGACTACTGGCTGGGGGGCGACAACCTGGGCCGCGACCTGCTGAGCCGGATGATCTACGGCGCGCGCACCACGATGCTCATCGCCGCCCTCGCCTCGGCGCTGGCCTTCGTCTCCGGCGCGGTGCTTGGCTTCCTGGCCGCCGTGGCCGGGGGCTGGCTGGACCAGGTGCTCTCGCGCCTCGTCGACCTGGTGATGGCGATCCCCTCGCTCATCCTCGCGCTGGTGGTGCTCTCGGTCGTGGAGGCGGACGTGCTCACGCTGGTGCTGGTGATGGGGCTGGTGGAATCCACCCGGGTCTTCCGCCTCGCCCGCGCGGTGGCGGTGGACATCGGGGTGATGGATTTCGTGGAGGCCGCCCGGCTGCGCGGCGAGCGCACGGCCTGGATCATCTTCCGCGAGATCCTGCCCAACGCGCTCTCGCCGCTGGTGGCGGAGTTCGGCCTGCGCTTCATCTTCGCGGTGCTGTTCCTCTCCTCGCTCTCCTTCCTCGGCCTCGGCGTCCAGCCGCCGGCGGCGGACTGGGGCGGCATGGTGCGCGAGAACAAGGACGGCATCGTGTTCGGCATCGGCGCCGGGCTCTACCCGGCCGCGGCCATCGCCGTGCTCGCCATCTCGGTGAACCTCGTCGCCGACTGGGTCCTGAACCGCACCACCGATCTCAAGGGAGGCCGCAGTGGCTGA
- a CDS encoding ABC transporter permease: protein MGLLLRLVLQRVAMGLLLLLAVSVMIFAATQILPGDVAQAILGQSATPEALANKRAELGLDQPAVTRYFAWLGGMLHGDLGTALSNGQDIATSLGKRLGNTLFLAGVAAVIAVPLAILLGLVSVRYRGRWPDKLISGLSLASISLPEFFIGYVLIFFVGVQLRWLPSVATVYDSMSFLDRLETVAMPALTLTLVVLAHMMRMTRAAILNVMQSAYIETAELKGLRAFTIIRKHAFPNAIAPIVNVVMINLAYLVVGVVVVEVIFVYPGMGQYLVDHVSKRDVPVVQACGLIFAAVYILLNMVADVVAIISNPRLRHPK from the coding sequence ATGGGCCTTCTTCTGAGACTGGTGCTCCAGCGCGTCGCGATGGGGCTCCTTCTCCTTCTGGCGGTGTCGGTGATGATTTTCGCCGCCACCCAGATCCTCCCCGGTGACGTGGCCCAGGCAATCCTGGGCCAGTCTGCCACCCCCGAGGCGCTGGCGAACAAGCGCGCCGAGCTGGGGCTCGATCAACCCGCGGTCACGCGCTACTTCGCCTGGCTGGGCGGCATGCTGCACGGCGATCTCGGCACCGCGCTCTCCAACGGGCAGGACATCGCCACCTCGCTGGGCAAGCGGCTGGGCAACACGCTGTTCCTCGCCGGCGTCGCGGCGGTGATCGCCGTGCCGCTGGCCATCCTGCTGGGGCTCGTCTCCGTGCGCTACCGCGGGCGCTGGCCGGACAAGCTGATCTCCGGGCTCTCGCTCGCCTCGATCTCGCTGCCGGAGTTCTTCATCGGCTACGTGCTGATCTTCTTCGTCGGCGTGCAGCTGCGCTGGCTGCCCTCGGTCGCCACGGTCTACGATTCGATGAGCTTCCTCGACCGGCTGGAAACCGTGGCCATGCCCGCGCTCACCCTCACGCTGGTGGTGCTGGCGCACATGATGCGCATGACCCGCGCCGCCATCCTCAACGTGATGCAGTCCGCCTATATCGAGACCGCGGAGCTGAAGGGCCTGCGCGCCTTCACCATCATCCGCAAGCACGCCTTCCCGAACGCCATCGCGCCCATCGTGAACGTGGTGATGATCAACCTCGCCTATCTCGTCGTGGGTGTCGTGGTGGTGGAGGTGATCTTCGTCTATCCCGGCATGGGGCAGTACCTGGTGGACCACGTGTCCAAGCGCGACGTGCCGGTGGTGCAGGCCTGCGGGCTGATCTTCGCCGCCGTCTACATCCTGCTCAACATGGTGGCCGACGTGGTCGCGATCATCTCCAACCCCAGACTGAGGCACCCGAAATGA
- a CDS encoding ABC transporter substrate-binding protein, which produces MTNELEHLGRQVVRGGVSRRHFMGRAAALGLTASSAGTLLASVARAADPVTGGLIKAGMVGGESTNSLDPATFLSQVPFVFGQTWGEKIVEVGPTGALEPRIAEEWGASSDAKTWTFKIRDGVEFHNGKTVTAQDVFDTLDRHSNEKSESGALGIMRGIDTMQVNGKELVISLKEANADLPYLLADYHLIIQPGGGKDAPDAGISAGAYKVTVNEPGVRHGAEKFANFWDAGNRGFADQVEITVINDATARTAALQSGQVHMINNVEPKIVDLIKRVPGVTVKNTAGRGHYVFIMHCDTAPFDNNDLRMALKLAINREDMVDKILRGYGTVGNDFPINSAYPLFPADIEQRAYDPEEAAHYYKKSGHSGPIVLQTSDVAFPGAVDAAQLFQQHASAAGITIDVKREPGDGYWSEVWNKQPFCASYWGGRPVQDQMYSTAYISSADWNDTRFKRPEFDALITKAKAELDEAKRKSMYHDAALMVRNEGGLILPMFNDWIEAVSDRIGGWEEDGAQTMMNGYALSKTWLMG; this is translated from the coding sequence ATGACCAACGAACTCGAACATCTCGGCCGGCAGGTTGTCCGCGGCGGTGTGAGCCGCCGGCACTTCATGGGCCGCGCCGCAGCGCTCGGGCTCACGGCCTCCTCTGCCGGCACGCTGCTGGCCTCCGTGGCCCGGGCGGCCGACCCGGTGACGGGCGGCCTGATCAAGGCCGGCATGGTGGGCGGCGAGAGCACCAACAGCCTGGACCCCGCCACCTTCCTGAGCCAGGTTCCCTTCGTCTTCGGCCAGACCTGGGGCGAGAAGATCGTCGAGGTCGGGCCCACCGGCGCGCTGGAGCCGCGCATCGCCGAGGAATGGGGCGCCTCCTCCGACGCGAAGACCTGGACCTTCAAGATCCGCGACGGCGTGGAATTCCACAACGGCAAGACCGTGACCGCCCAGGACGTGTTCGACACGCTCGACCGCCACTCCAACGAGAAGTCGGAGTCCGGCGCCCTGGGCATCATGCGCGGCATCGACACCATGCAGGTGAACGGCAAGGAACTGGTGATCTCCCTCAAGGAGGCCAACGCCGACCTGCCCTACCTGCTGGCCGATTACCACCTCATCATCCAGCCGGGCGGCGGCAAGGATGCGCCGGACGCCGGCATCTCCGCCGGCGCCTACAAGGTGACGGTGAACGAGCCCGGCGTGCGCCACGGCGCCGAGAAGTTCGCGAACTTCTGGGATGCGGGCAACCGCGGCTTCGCCGACCAGGTGGAAATCACCGTGATCAACGACGCCACCGCCCGCACCGCGGCCCTGCAGTCCGGCCAGGTGCACATGATCAACAACGTCGAGCCGAAGATCGTCGACCTGATCAAGCGCGTACCGGGCGTGACCGTGAAGAACACCGCCGGCCGCGGCCATTACGTGTTCATCATGCATTGCGACACCGCGCCCTTCGACAACAACGACCTGCGCATGGCCCTCAAGCTCGCCATCAACCGCGAGGACATGGTCGACAAGATCCTGCGCGGCTACGGCACGGTGGGCAACGACTTCCCGATCAACTCCGCCTATCCGCTGTTCCCCGCCGACATCGAGCAGCGCGCCTACGACCCCGAGGAAGCGGCGCATTACTACAAGAAGTCCGGCCATTCCGGCCCGATCGTGCTGCAGACCTCCGACGTGGCCTTCCCCGGCGCGGTGGATGCGGCGCAGCTCTTCCAGCAACACGCCTCGGCGGCCGGCATCACCATCGACGTGAAGCGCGAGCCGGGTGACGGCTACTGGTCCGAAGTGTGGAACAAGCAGCCCTTCTGCGCCTCCTACTGGGGCGGCCGCCCGGTGCAGGACCAGATGTACTCCACCGCCTACATCTCCTCTGCGGACTGGAACGACACCCGCTTCAAGCGCCCGGAGTTCGACGCGCTCATCACCAAGGCCAAGGCCGAGCTGGACGAGGCGAAGCGCAAGAGCATGTACCACGATGCGGCCCTCATGGTGCGCAACGAGGGCGGGCTTATCCTGCCGATGTTCAACGACTGGATCGAGGCGGTGTCCGACAGGATCGGCGGCTGGGAAGAAGACGGCGCCCAGACCATGATGAACGGCTACGCCCTGTCCAAGACCTGGCTCATGGGCTGA
- a CDS encoding CocE/NonD family hydrolase, with translation MKTVTQFPHEVVETPDMAIVMPDGCRLSARVWMPADAAARPVPAIVEHLPYRKRDGTTARDCLTHPWLAGHGYACIRIDMRGNGDSEGLMEDEYTAQELQDACDAIAWIAAQPWCSGKVGMMGISWGGFNALQVAALRPPALKAIVTMCSTDDRFNDDVHYKGGLPLAELLGWGATMLSFTPRPPDPALRPDWRELWMQRTETNPMLHAIWAAHQTRDAYWKHGSVCEDYDAIEAAVLAVGGWGDAYKNTVSRLVSNLKAPAKGIIGPWIHKYPHFAKPEPIGFLQEMKRWWDHWLKGEDTGVEADPDMRLYLMDSVRPQTWYDTRPGRWIAEAEWPAPGLLEAVLHMGPGGSLAERPAPFSALVRSPADCGLHGGEYCAIYWGPELPDDQRRDDALSACFDSPALSEPMDIVGGPEVVLRLKADRPKAQVCVRLNDVHPDGASTRITWGVLNLTMRDSQEAPELLEPGREYEIRLKLDDIAWRVPAGHRLRVAVSSAYWPMVWPAPEQATLTLLEGRVRLPKRKLAEGAEWSFEAPEAAAPWAVDTLRPASNSRRIETDQKTGTVTLHLRDDFGAVRDADHGLENGSWVAETWSIHPDDPLSARGEAVWEQTHGRGDWQLRTVARTAITSDADAFRITGEVVATEGDTEVFRRSYDERIPRDWS, from the coding sequence ATGAAGACGGTGACGCAATTCCCCCACGAGGTGGTCGAGACCCCCGACATGGCCATCGTGATGCCGGATGGCTGCCGCCTCTCGGCCCGGGTCTGGATGCCCGCGGACGCCGCCGCCCGCCCGGTTCCGGCCATCGTGGAGCACCTGCCCTACCGCAAGCGCGACGGCACCACGGCGCGCGACTGCCTGACCCATCCCTGGCTCGCCGGCCACGGCTATGCCTGCATCCGCATCGACATGCGCGGCAACGGCGACAGCGAAGGCCTGATGGAGGACGAGTACACCGCGCAGGAGCTGCAGGACGCCTGCGATGCCATCGCCTGGATCGCCGCCCAGCCCTGGTGCAGCGGAAAGGTGGGGATGATGGGCATCTCCTGGGGCGGGTTCAACGCGCTGCAGGTCGCGGCCCTGCGCCCGCCGGCGCTGAAGGCCATCGTCACCATGTGCTCCACCGATGACCGCTTCAACGACGACGTGCATTACAAGGGCGGCCTGCCGCTGGCCGAGCTGCTGGGCTGGGGGGCGACGATGCTCTCCTTCACCCCGCGCCCGCCGGACCCGGCCCTGCGCCCGGACTGGCGCGAGCTGTGGATGCAGCGGACGGAGACGAACCCGATGCTCCACGCCATATGGGCCGCGCACCAGACCCGGGACGCGTACTGGAAGCACGGCTCGGTCTGCGAGGATTACGACGCCATCGAGGCCGCGGTTCTGGCCGTGGGCGGCTGGGGTGATGCCTACAAGAACACCGTCTCGCGACTGGTGAGCAACCTCAAGGCCCCGGCCAAGGGCATCATCGGCCCCTGGATCCACAAGTACCCGCATTTCGCGAAGCCCGAGCCGATCGGCTTCCTGCAGGAGATGAAGCGCTGGTGGGACCACTGGCTGAAGGGCGAGGACACCGGCGTGGAGGCCGACCCGGACATGCGCCTCTACCTCATGGACAGCGTGCGCCCGCAGACCTGGTATGACACCCGCCCCGGCCGGTGGATCGCGGAGGCGGAGTGGCCCGCTCCCGGCCTGCTGGAAGCGGTGCTGCACATGGGCCCGGGCGGCAGCCTCGCCGAACGCCCGGCGCCCTTCTCCGCCCTGGTGCGCTCCCCGGCGGACTGCGGCCTGCACGGCGGCGAGTATTGCGCGATCTACTGGGGGCCGGAGCTGCCCGACGACCAGCGCCGCGACGACGCGCTCTCCGCCTGTTTCGACAGCCCGGCGCTCTCCGAGCCGATGGACATCGTCGGCGGGCCGGAGGTGGTGCTGCGCCTGAAGGCCGACAGGCCGAAGGCGCAGGTCTGCGTGCGGCTGAACGACGTCCACCCCGACGGCGCCTCCACCCGCATCACCTGGGGCGTGCTGAACCTCACCATGCGCGACAGCCAGGAGGCGCCGGAGCTGCTGGAGCCCGGGCGGGAGTACGAGATCCGGCTGAAGCTCGACGACATCGCCTGGCGCGTGCCCGCCGGGCACCGGCTGCGCGTGGCGGTGTCCTCGGCCTACTGGCCGATGGTCTGGCCGGCGCCGGAGCAGGCCACGCTCACCCTGCTGGAGGGCCGGGTGCGCCTGCCGAAGCGCAAGCTGGCGGAAGGCGCCGAGTGGAGCTTCGAGGCCCCGGAGGCCGCGGCTCCCTGGGCGGTGGACACCCTGCGGCCGGCCTCCAACTCCCGGCGCATCGAGACCGACCAGAAGACCGGCACCGTGACCCTGCACCTGCGCGACGACTTCGGCGCGGTGCGCGACGCCGACCACGGGCTGGAGAACGGCTCCTGGGTGGCGGAGACCTGGTCGATCCACCCCGACGACCCGCTTTCCGCCCGGGGCGAGGCGGTCTGGGAGCAGACCCACGGCCGGGGCGACTGGCAGCTCCGCACCGTGGCGCGCACCGCCATCACCTCCGACGCGGACGCCTTCCGCATCACCGGCGAGGTGGTGGCCACCGAGGGCGACACCGAAGTGTTCCGCCGCAGCTACGACGAACGCATCCCGCGCGACTGGTCCTGA